The following are from one region of the Alicyclobacillus fastidiosus genome:
- a CDS encoding N-acyl homoserine lactonase family protein: MAVERVYLLPAGHCLVDQSVLNETLVRGKLVNLPIWSYLIETTEGPMLIDTGMPEAYAVDTLGDEPKDGDIVPWMTHDDAIVQVLARAGYAPDDLLCVISSHWHFDHAGGNSKFPNTPIYVQRAEYDAAMVSDDYPAECRVAGLDYRLIEGDYQLAPGVDLIFTPGHSAGHQSILLHTRLSGPILLTVDAAYTRENFEDGVPFAGVDPLQIAASIAHLKEVVQAVRPRVFFGHDVEQGNTWPVYPKPL; the protein is encoded by the coding sequence ATGGCAGTGGAACGCGTATATTTGTTGCCAGCTGGTCATTGTTTGGTAGATCAGTCGGTGCTCAATGAGACTTTGGTCAGAGGCAAGTTAGTCAATCTGCCGATTTGGTCATATCTCATCGAAACGACGGAGGGCCCGATGCTCATCGATACAGGGATGCCCGAGGCATATGCCGTGGATACACTCGGCGACGAGCCGAAGGACGGCGACATCGTTCCTTGGATGACGCACGACGACGCCATTGTTCAGGTGCTGGCCCGGGCGGGCTATGCACCGGACGACCTCCTTTGTGTCATCAGTTCACACTGGCATTTCGATCACGCCGGCGGCAACTCGAAGTTCCCCAACACGCCGATCTACGTGCAGCGCGCCGAGTACGATGCGGCGATGGTGAGCGATGATTACCCAGCGGAGTGTCGCGTCGCAGGGTTGGACTACCGCCTGATTGAGGGGGATTACCAGTTGGCACCTGGCGTTGACCTGATCTTCACGCCGGGACACTCGGCGGGACATCAGTCGATTCTTCTGCACACACGACTTTCGGGTCCGATTTTACTGACTGTCGACGCGGCCTACACGCGGGAAAACTTTGAGGACGGAGTTCCGTTTGCCGGGGTGGATCCCCTTCAAATTGCCGCTTCCATCGCTCATCTGAAAGAGGTTGTGCAGGCCGTTCGACCACGCGTATTTTTTGGACACGATGTCGAGCAGGGGAACACGTGGCCTGTGTACCCGAAACCACTATAA
- a CDS encoding ThuA domain-containing protein yields MNITVWNEFRHEQSSEEIAKVYPGGIHEAIAAPLRAVGHDVHTATLDEPEHGLTQEVLDKTEVLLWWGHTAHGEVADEVVDRVVARVLDGMGLIVLHSGHFSKMFKRLMGTSCDLKWREAGERELLWVVDPTHPIAEGIGQYIELEHEEMYGEHFDIPVPDELIFVSSFTGGEVFRSGCTYRRGRGKVFYFRPGHEEYPTYHNEDVQRVLQNAVQWARPSQAAQPKYGNAPFLEFSR; encoded by the coding sequence GTGAATATCACCGTATGGAATGAATTTCGGCACGAGCAGTCATCAGAGGAGATCGCGAAGGTGTATCCTGGCGGCATTCACGAGGCCATCGCAGCGCCCCTGCGCGCCGTTGGCCACGACGTCCATACCGCGACGCTCGACGAGCCAGAACACGGTTTGACACAGGAGGTTCTCGACAAGACCGAAGTGTTGTTGTGGTGGGGGCATACCGCCCATGGTGAAGTAGCGGACGAGGTGGTCGATCGAGTTGTCGCCCGCGTTCTCGACGGCATGGGCCTCATCGTGCTCCACTCAGGTCATTTTTCCAAGATGTTCAAGCGCTTAATGGGCACCTCGTGCGATTTAAAATGGCGTGAAGCGGGGGAACGCGAGCTCCTCTGGGTGGTCGACCCAACACATCCCATCGCTGAGGGCATCGGTCAGTATATCGAGTTGGAGCATGAGGAGATGTACGGAGAACATTTTGACATCCCCGTCCCGGACGAGTTGATTTTCGTCAGTTCGTTCACCGGCGGCGAGGTGTTTCGCAGCGGTTGCACGTACCGCCGCGGCCGTGGCAAAGTATTTTATTTCCGGCCAGGGCACGAGGAGTACCCAACCTATCACAACGAGGACGTTCAACGGGTTTTACAAAACGCGGTACAGTGGGCTCGGCCGTCCCAAGCAGCACAGCCAAAGTACGGCAATGCTCCATTCCTCGAGTTCTCCCGCTAA